The following are encoded in a window of Shewanella psychrotolerans genomic DNA:
- a CDS encoding dicarboxylate/amino acid:cation symporter: protein MRNIGVQVVIAMIIGAIVGFIMGEDASIFAPLGTIFIHLIKMLVIPLVLVSIISGAASLGDSPSAGKIGIGTFGFFIVTSGIAVGLALLLGNLFQPGQGVDFTAHSSSNLMTVTEEQGALPGVMDTFIGMIPTNVFESLTGGNILQILVFSIFFGIALTKVKGDGAKPILAALNTIVDAFVWMINCVMIIAPIGVFGLMADSVGTFGFDALEVVFKLFAVFVVAILLFGFLFFPLLVQLFSRVSAREFISVMKKPQVMALSTASSMATLPVTMETCEEELKVSKATASFVLPLGATINMSGNAIYYGLVAMFFAQMYGIDLSLTAYAAIIFTATLGAIGQAGVPGPSFLVVAVLMAAGIPIDGLPLLFALDRVFDMIRTSLNITGDAACALIMDKYTQDK from the coding sequence ATGCGTAATATCGGGGTGCAGGTGGTCATTGCGATGATCATTGGTGCCATTGTCGGCTTCATCATGGGGGAAGATGCCAGCATTTTCGCTCCGCTTGGCACTATTTTCATTCATTTAATCAAGATGCTAGTGATCCCTCTCGTGCTAGTCTCGATTATCTCAGGAGCTGCAAGCCTAGGTGATAGCCCCTCTGCAGGAAAAATTGGTATCGGTACCTTTGGCTTTTTCATTGTCACCTCTGGTATCGCTGTCGGCTTGGCACTGCTGCTAGGCAATTTGTTCCAACCTGGCCAAGGCGTCGATTTTACCGCTCACAGTAGCAGTAATTTAATGACGGTCACCGAGGAACAAGGTGCGCTACCTGGAGTCATGGATACCTTTATCGGCATGATCCCAACGAATGTGTTCGAGTCATTAACTGGCGGTAACATCTTACAGATCCTCGTTTTTAGTATCTTTTTTGGTATCGCGCTCACCAAAGTCAAAGGCGATGGTGCCAAGCCGATTCTGGCCGCTCTAAATACCATCGTCGATGCGTTTGTATGGATGATTAACTGTGTGATGATCATCGCCCCAATCGGTGTATTCGGCCTGATGGCAGATTCCGTCGGCACCTTCGGTTTCGATGCGCTTGAAGTGGTATTCAAACTGTTTGCAGTGTTTGTCGTTGCTATTTTACTGTTTGGTTTCCTATTTTTCCCGCTTCTTGTACAACTCTTTTCTCGCGTCAGTGCGAGAGAATTTATCAGTGTGATGAAGAAGCCTCAGGTCATGGCGCTATCCACCGCATCATCCATGGCAACCTTACCCGTCACGATGGAAACCTGCGAAGAGGAACTTAAGGTCTCTAAAGCAACCGCTTCTTTCGTGCTGCCACTCGGTGCCACGATTAATATGAGTGGCAATGCAATTTACTACGGCCTAGTGGCGATGTTTTTTGCTCAGATGTATGGTATCGACCTTTCACTCACCGCCTACGCTGCCATTATTTTTACCGCGACCTTAGGCGCCATAGGCCAAGCTGGTGTACCCGGTCCCTCTTTTCTCGTTGTTGCCGTACTGATGGCCGCGGGAATTCCTATCGATGGCCTGCCGCTGTTATTTGCCTTAGACAGAGTGTTCGACATGATCCGTACTTCATTGAATATCACTGGCGATGCCGCCTGCGCACTGATCATGGATAAATATACCCAAGATAAATAA
- a CDS encoding ComF family protein, which produces MLTYTLTLKRTVSLLGRLLGASLPNRCLMCQQDITDDGRGICQHCLSASLYQTPTCLGCGRTMLMQTAYCGRCMVVSPLMVIAPASYHQGIGEHVAAIKYQAQLAGLESLTRALVQRVMELEVLAIIQRPQALVVVPLHPNRLRQRGFNQAWLIADSLSRQLNIPLVDDAVLRRVDTKPQAGLTGKQRRRNLANAFELNDDFNYQRIAIVDDVVTTGTTANTIAALFEARYIHVQVWCLARAEAPGLLDN; this is translated from the coding sequence ATGTTAACTTATACGCTAACTTTGAAGCGCACAGTCTCTCTACTGGGACGCTTGTTGGGCGCTAGTTTACCGAATCGCTGTTTGATGTGCCAACAGGATATAACAGATGACGGTCGAGGGATCTGTCAGCACTGCTTATCTGCCAGCCTCTATCAAACTCCAACCTGTCTCGGCTGTGGTCGAACCATGTTAATGCAGACGGCGTACTGTGGTCGCTGCATGGTAGTTTCTCCCCTAATGGTGATCGCGCCAGCCAGTTATCACCAAGGGATTGGTGAGCATGTTGCTGCGATCAAGTATCAGGCTCAATTAGCAGGGTTAGAGAGTCTAACCAGAGCGTTAGTGCAACGGGTCATGGAGCTGGAAGTGCTGGCCATTATTCAGCGGCCTCAGGCATTGGTTGTCGTTCCACTGCATCCTAATCGCCTGCGCCAGCGAGGATTTAATCAAGCATGGTTGATTGCCGATAGTCTGAGTCGACAGCTTAATATTCCCTTAGTTGATGATGCAGTGTTGCGGCGAGTCGATACCAAGCCTCAGGCGGGATTAACAGGGAAGCAGCGGCGGCGCAACTTAGCTAACGCTTTTGAGTTAAATGATGATTTTAACTATCAACGTATCGCAATCGTTGATGATGTTGTCACGACAGGAACCACAGCTAATACGATAGCGGCACTGTTTGAAGCTCGCTATATTCATGTCCAGGTGTGGTGCTTAGCAAGAGCCGAGGCGCCAGGGTTACTCGATAACTGA
- the gspE gene encoding type II secretion system ATPase GspE translates to MSDLQAAQSDELAQVSSELGLVSEAESDEVFHSNSRERLPFAFAHRFQLVLDKGEDEQLILYHTQATPLEAMLEVRRYTGQELALVVLEANVFEAKLTQVYQANSSEAQQLMEDIGNEMDLFTLAEELPQTEDLLEGDDDAPIIKLINALLSEAIKEEASDIHIETYEKQLVVRFRVDGVLKEVLKPNRKLSSLLVSRIKVMARLDIAEKRVPQDGRISLRIAGRAVDVRVSTMPSSHGERVVMRLLDKNAGNLDLKQLGMTDTIRHQFDELLRKPHGIILVTGPTGSGKSTTLYAGLTEINSIDTNILTVEDPIEYELAGIGQTQVNTKVDMTFARGLRAILRQDPDVVMIGEIRDLETAQIAVQASLTGHMVISTLHTNTASGAITRLQDMGVEPFLVSSSLLGVLAQRLIRTLCPKCKTEHVPDERERELLGISADDPRTIFRANGCAACGHNGYRGRTGIHELLLVDDNIRELIHTGRGELAIEKHIRKSVPSIRHDGMSKVLGGVTTLEEVLRVTREE, encoded by the coding sequence ATGAGTGATCTGCAAGCCGCTCAAAGTGATGAGCTTGCCCAAGTATCGAGTGAACTTGGGCTGGTCTCAGAGGCCGAATCGGATGAAGTGTTTCACTCAAATAGTCGTGAGCGTTTACCTTTCGCTTTTGCGCATCGATTTCAACTGGTTTTAGATAAAGGCGAAGATGAACAGCTGATCCTTTATCATACTCAAGCAACGCCGCTTGAGGCGATGCTTGAGGTTAGGCGTTATACCGGCCAAGAGTTGGCACTAGTGGTGCTTGAAGCCAATGTATTTGAGGCTAAGTTGACCCAGGTCTATCAGGCGAACTCTTCTGAAGCGCAGCAGTTGATGGAAGATATCGGTAATGAGATGGATCTGTTCACCCTTGCTGAAGAGCTACCGCAAACGGAAGATCTGCTCGAAGGTGATGATGATGCACCGATCATTAAACTGATCAACGCGCTGTTATCTGAAGCGATTAAAGAGGAAGCGTCTGATATTCATATCGAGACCTATGAAAAGCAACTCGTGGTGCGTTTCCGTGTCGATGGTGTGCTCAAAGAGGTGCTCAAGCCAAATCGCAAACTATCGTCGTTATTGGTGTCGCGTATCAAGGTCATGGCGCGTTTAGATATTGCTGAAAAGCGTGTCCCGCAAGATGGTCGTATCTCGCTGCGTATTGCCGGCCGTGCGGTCGACGTGCGTGTATCGACCATGCCATCGAGTCATGGTGAACGTGTGGTTATGCGTCTGCTGGACAAGAATGCCGGTAATCTCGACTTAAAACAGCTGGGTATGACAGATACGATTCGTCATCAATTTGATGAACTGTTACGTAAGCCCCACGGTATTATTTTGGTGACAGGTCCAACAGGTTCGGGTAAAAGTACCACACTGTATGCGGGCCTTACCGAAATTAACTCTATCGACACCAATATCTTGACCGTCGAAGACCCTATTGAATATGAATTGGCAGGTATCGGTCAGACCCAAGTTAATACTAAGGTGGATATGACCTTTGCTCGAGGTCTACGAGCTATATTACGTCAAGACCCTGATGTGGTGATGATTGGTGAGATCCGTGATTTAGAAACGGCTCAAATCGCAGTGCAAGCCTCGCTCACGGGCCACATGGTTATCTCAACACTGCATACCAATACCGCATCGGGTGCGATCACCCGTTTGCAGGATATGGGTGTAGAACCTTTCTTAGTTTCATCGAGTTTACTGGGTGTGTTAGCTCAGCGACTGATCCGTACTTTGTGCCCTAAGTGTAAGACAGAGCATGTCCCCGATGAGCGCGAGCGCGAACTGCTCGGTATCTCTGCTGACGATCCTCGTACCATATTCCGCGCCAATGGATGTGCCGCTTGTGGTCACAATGGTTATCGTGGTCGTACCGGTATTCACGAACTCTTGTTGGTAGATGACAATATTCGTGAGCTTATCCATACGGGCCGTGGAGAGTTAGCCATTGAAAAGCACATTCGTAAATCGGTTCCTAGTATTCGCCATGATGGTATGAGTAAGGTACTCGGTGGGGTGACAACCCTTGAAGAAGTGCTGCGCGTCACTCGCGAGGAGTAA
- the hslO gene encoding Hsp33 family molecular chaperone HslO — protein sequence MSKDILNRYLFDNADVRGQIVQLEKSYQEILSAHTYPVAIQHLLGELMAATSLLTATLKFDGDISVQVQGNGPVSLAVINGNNLQQLRGVARWDGEVDNDADLAKLMGQGHMVITLTPTNGERYQGVVALDKPTLAECLEQYFAQSEQLPTTIRLFANGKQAAGMLLQVLPGESEHNEEFEHLEQLTSTIKAEELFELDATDVLHRLYHQEEVRLFDPIEVSFSCTCSRERSGQALKTVSKEELDSILAEQGKIEMGCEYCNSNYSFDAIDIEALFNNVQTPDTKQ from the coding sequence ATGAGCAAAGATATATTAAACCGCTACCTATTTGATAACGCCGATGTACGTGGTCAAATCGTGCAACTCGAAAAAAGTTACCAAGAAATCCTATCCGCCCACACTTACCCAGTAGCGATTCAGCATCTACTTGGTGAACTGATGGCCGCAACCTCATTGCTCACAGCAACGTTAAAATTCGACGGTGATATTAGCGTTCAAGTACAAGGTAATGGCCCTGTTTCCTTAGCCGTGATTAATGGCAATAACCTTCAACAACTGCGAGGTGTAGCCCGCTGGGATGGTGAGGTAGATAATGATGCGGATCTAGCAAAGCTGATGGGACAAGGCCATATGGTCATTACCCTAACGCCAACCAATGGCGAGCGTTATCAAGGCGTCGTGGCTCTAGACAAGCCAACCTTAGCAGAATGCTTGGAGCAATATTTTGCTCAATCGGAACAGTTGCCAACCACTATTCGATTATTTGCCAACGGCAAACAAGCCGCGGGCATGCTGCTTCAGGTGCTACCAGGAGAGAGCGAGCACAATGAAGAGTTTGAACATCTAGAGCAACTAACGAGCACCATTAAAGCAGAAGAGTTATTTGAACTAGACGCCACTGATGTATTGCATCGCCTGTATCACCAAGAAGAGGTTCGCCTATTCGACCCTATCGAGGTGAGCTTCTCATGCACCTGTTCTCGCGAACGCAGTGGCCAAGCTCTTAAGACTGTGTCAAAAGAAGAGTTAGATTCTATTTTGGCAGAGCAAGGCAAAATAGAGATGGGCTGTGAATACTGCAACAGTAACTACAGTTTCGACGCTATCGATATCGAAGCCCTGTTTAACAATGTCCAAACACCAGATACAAAACAGTAA
- the gspC gene encoding type II secretion system protein GspC, with protein sequence MDILDKAISIAKGIPHKPLSSATFGVGLVVTIYLLAEITWKLVPVSETPGAWQPVPTSNGNSSSVVNLTTLKNLSLFGKADPNDNQPKVAPVEEKITDAPKTSLSIQLTGVVASTSEQHGLAVIESSGSQNTYSLGDKIKGTSASLKEVYADRIIISNSGRYETLMLDGLKYNTESEANRQLQEAKRSRDVRQVDQRDNQAVAEELENSRDEILADPSKITDYLAISPVNSNGELQGYRLNPGKDRELFQQAGFKANDLAKSINGYDLTEMSQALEVMAQLPELTEISLMVEREGQLVEIMFSLPQ encoded by the coding sequence ATGGATATATTAGATAAAGCAATTTCTATCGCCAAAGGCATACCTCATAAGCCTTTGAGTAGCGCTACTTTTGGAGTGGGACTCGTTGTCACCATCTATTTATTAGCTGAGATCACATGGAAGTTGGTTCCTGTCTCTGAGACTCCAGGGGCATGGCAACCTGTTCCGACGAGTAATGGTAACTCCTCTTCAGTCGTGAATCTGACCACCTTGAAGAATTTGTCACTTTTTGGCAAAGCGGATCCCAATGATAACCAACCTAAAGTTGCCCCAGTCGAAGAGAAGATCACCGACGCACCAAAGACCTCACTATCAATTCAGTTAACTGGCGTTGTAGCTTCAACGTCGGAACAACATGGTTTAGCGGTTATCGAATCCAGTGGCAGCCAAAACACTTACAGCTTAGGCGACAAGATAAAAGGTACCTCAGCATCGCTTAAAGAGGTGTATGCAGATAGGATTATTATCTCTAACAGTGGTCGCTATGAAACCTTGATGCTAGATGGTCTCAAATATAATACCGAAAGTGAGGCGAATAGGCAGTTGCAAGAGGCCAAGCGCTCCCGTGACGTTCGCCAAGTTGATCAGAGGGATAATCAAGCCGTTGCTGAAGAGTTAGAGAATTCTCGTGACGAGATACTTGCTGATCCAAGTAAGATCACCGATTACCTCGCTATTTCACCAGTTAACAGTAACGGTGAGCTCCAGGGGTATCGTTTGAATCCTGGGAAGGACAGAGAATTATTTCAACAAGCTGGTTTTAAAGCCAACGATTTAGCAAAATCAATCAACGGCTATGATCTGACTGAAATGAGCCAAGCATTGGAAGTGATGGCACAGTTGCCAGAATTGACCGAGATCTCTTTGATGGTAGAAAGAGAGGGTCAACTGGTTGAGATCATGTTTAGTTTGCCGCAATAA
- the hslR gene encoding ribosome-associated heat shock protein Hsp15, translating to MTSDQQISVRLDKWLWAARFYKTRAIAKEMINGGKVHYNGQRAKSSKVAEINAVIRVRQGYDEKEVVIKKLSEQRQKAVIAQTLYEETPESIAKRETYAEARRLNVLNNPAPDTKPDKKQRRQLIRFKES from the coding sequence ATGACATCTGATCAGCAGATTTCAGTTAGGCTCGACAAATGGTTATGGGCAGCACGGTTTTATAAAACGCGAGCCATAGCCAAAGAGATGATTAACGGCGGCAAAGTACATTACAATGGCCAGCGCGCTAAATCGAGCAAAGTTGCGGAAATTAATGCCGTAATTAGAGTAAGACAGGGATATGACGAAAAAGAGGTCGTCATAAAAAAATTATCCGAACAACGCCAAAAAGCGGTGATCGCACAAACCTTATACGAAGAAACGCCTGAAAGCATAGCTAAAAGAGAAACCTATGCCGAAGCGAGACGCTTAAATGTACTTAATAATCCGGCACCAGATACTAAGCCAGATAAAAAGCAGCGTCGTCAACTAATACGCTTTAAAGAAAGCTAA
- the bioH gene encoding pimeloyl-ACP methyl ester esterase BioH, with amino-acid sequence MHIQTIGQGHPIVMLHGWGVNSAVFEPLHQMLSQYCVYYVDLPGFGDSPALDGDIDTWVDHIVEKTPENAIWAGWSLGGLVATRAAIRYPKHIKALLTIASSPCFMAREDEGWPGISPQVLHQFGEQLNQDLSKMIERFLAIQAMGSETAKQDIKQLRDLVMAKSLPQASALQQGLTMLKEVDLRPQLGTLDLPWLRVWGRLDGLVSRRVQPLMPPANDQTEDLILAKASHAPFFSHKQAFSDGVLSWLNKIS; translated from the coding sequence ATGCATATTCAAACTATAGGACAGGGGCACCCCATCGTCATGCTTCATGGCTGGGGAGTAAACAGCGCAGTATTTGAACCACTACATCAAATGCTGTCCCAGTATTGCGTCTATTATGTTGATTTGCCTGGATTTGGTGACAGCCCAGCACTTGATGGCGATATTGATACCTGGGTTGACCACATTGTCGAGAAAACTCCAGAAAATGCGATTTGGGCCGGATGGTCACTGGGCGGACTCGTTGCAACACGCGCTGCAATTCGTTATCCAAAGCATATAAAGGCATTGCTCACCATAGCTTCATCTCCCTGCTTTATGGCGAGAGAAGATGAGGGTTGGCCGGGCATTTCGCCACAAGTACTCCATCAATTTGGTGAACAGCTAAATCAAGACTTAAGTAAAATGATAGAGCGCTTCTTAGCGATCCAAGCGATGGGAAGTGAAACGGCCAAGCAGGACATCAAGCAGTTAAGAGATCTCGTGATGGCCAAGTCGCTACCACAGGCCTCAGCACTTCAACAGGGACTCACTATGTTAAAGGAGGTAGACCTACGTCCACAACTTGGAACGCTAGATCTGCCTTGGCTACGGGTATGGGGTCGACTCGATGGTTTAGTCTCACGCCGAGTACAACCCTTAATGCCACCAGCGAATGATCAGACAGAAGATTTGATCTTAGCCAAGGCGTCTCACGCGCCGTTCTTCTCGCATAAGCAGGCATTTTCTGACGGCGTTTTGAGTTGGCTCAATAAGATTAGCTAG
- the gspD gene encoding type II secretion system secretin GspD: protein MNNKKIRRNLIASVVMGASLLAPSLAWSEQYAANFKGTDIQEFINIVGKNLNRTIIVDPTVRGKINVRSYDLLSDEQYYQFFLNVLQVYGYAVVEMDNNIIKVIKDKDAKTSAIRVADDNKPGLGDEMVTRIVALYNTEAKQLAPLLRQLNDNAGGGNVVNYDPSNVLMISGRAAVVNKLVDIVRRVDKQGDTEVQVVPLEFASAGEIVRIIDTLYRSTANQSQLPGQAPKVVADERTNAVLVSGDEKSRQRVVSLIKKLDAEQATTGNTKVRYLRYAKAEELVEVLTGFAEKLASDQDGGAQAQGGRSKRRNDINIMAHADTNALVISAEPDQMRTIESVINQLDIRRAQVLVEAIIVEVSEGDDVGFGIQWATEAGGGTQFNNLGPTIGEIGAGIWQAQDQDGTKICTENGTCTENPTQKGDITLLAQALGKVNGMAWGVAMGDFGALIQAVSSDTKSNVLATPSITTLDNQEASFIVGDEVPILTGSQNSSNGNSNPFQTVERKEVGVKLKVVPQINEGSTVKLTIEQEVSGINGKTGVDVTFATRRLTTTVMADSGQIVVLGGLINEEVQESVQKVPFLGDIPIIGHLFKSSSSGKKKKNLMVFIKPTIIRDGITMEGIAGRKYNYFRALQLEQQERGVNLMPNTNVPVLEEWDQEAYLPPEVNDVLERYKDRKGLETQMRETDPALKHISDNKKQDATDE from the coding sequence ATGAACAATAAGAAAATTCGCCGCAATCTTATCGCGAGCGTTGTTATGGGGGCCTCATTATTAGCGCCTTCGCTTGCATGGTCAGAACAATATGCGGCCAATTTCAAGGGCACAGATATTCAAGAGTTTATCAATATTGTTGGTAAAAATTTGAATCGAACCATCATCGTCGACCCAACTGTGCGCGGTAAGATTAACGTGCGTAGCTACGACCTTCTTAGTGATGAGCAATATTATCAGTTTTTCCTCAACGTACTGCAGGTATACGGTTATGCAGTCGTCGAGATGGACAATAACATCATCAAAGTGATTAAAGACAAGGATGCCAAAACTTCGGCAATTCGAGTCGCCGATGATAATAAGCCTGGTTTGGGCGACGAGATGGTCACCCGTATTGTGGCTCTGTATAACACAGAGGCTAAGCAGTTAGCGCCACTACTTCGTCAGTTAAATGATAATGCTGGTGGCGGTAATGTCGTTAACTATGATCCATCTAATGTCTTAATGATCTCGGGCCGTGCTGCCGTGGTTAACAAGCTGGTTGATATTGTGCGTCGCGTCGACAAGCAAGGGGATACCGAGGTTCAAGTGGTACCACTCGAGTTTGCCTCTGCTGGCGAAATAGTGCGAATTATCGATACCCTTTATCGCTCAACGGCAAATCAGTCGCAACTTCCTGGTCAGGCGCCTAAAGTGGTCGCCGATGAACGAACGAATGCCGTGCTTGTGAGTGGCGATGAAAAGAGTCGCCAACGTGTGGTTAGTTTGATTAAGAAGCTCGATGCCGAACAGGCTACGACTGGTAATACCAAAGTGCGCTATCTTCGCTACGCTAAAGCTGAAGAGTTAGTCGAAGTGTTGACAGGGTTTGCCGAGAAGCTCGCCAGCGATCAAGATGGTGGTGCTCAAGCGCAGGGCGGTCGCAGTAAGCGCCGTAATGATATTAATATCATGGCCCATGCCGACACCAATGCATTGGTCATTAGCGCAGAACCCGATCAGATGCGCACCATCGAAAGCGTGATTAACCAGCTGGATATTCGCCGAGCACAGGTATTGGTTGAAGCGATTATCGTAGAGGTGTCAGAGGGTGATGATGTTGGTTTCGGTATCCAGTGGGCCACAGAGGCCGGTGGTGGCACTCAGTTTAACAACCTAGGCCCGACTATCGGTGAGATCGGTGCCGGTATCTGGCAGGCACAAGATCAAGATGGCACTAAGATTTGTACCGAAAACGGTACATGTACCGAAAACCCAACGCAGAAGGGTGATATCACTCTGCTAGCCCAAGCACTTGGCAAGGTTAACGGCATGGCCTGGGGCGTGGCTATGGGTGACTTTGGTGCGCTGATTCAAGCCGTTTCCAGCGATACTAAATCGAACGTACTGGCAACGCCTTCTATTACCACGCTGGATAACCAAGAAGCGTCATTCATTGTCGGTGATGAAGTGCCGATTCTAACTGGCAGCCAGAACTCCAGTAATGGTAACAGTAACCCATTCCAAACGGTTGAACGTAAAGAGGTGGGTGTAAAACTTAAAGTGGTACCACAAATTAACGAAGGAAGTACGGTTAAGCTGACCATTGAGCAGGAAGTCTCTGGCATCAATGGTAAGACTGGCGTCGACGTGACTTTTGCAACTCGTCGTTTAACCACAACTGTGATGGCTGATTCGGGTCAAATCGTGGTGCTAGGTGGCTTAATTAACGAAGAAGTACAAGAGAGCGTGCAGAAGGTACCGTTCCTTGGCGACATTCCTATTATCGGTCACCTCTTTAAATCGTCTTCTAGTGGTAAGAAAAAGAAAAACCTGATGGTATTTATTAAGCCAACCATTATCCGTGACGGCATTACCATGGAAGGCATTGCTGGTCGTAAGTACAACTACTTCCGAGCATTACAGCTTGAGCAGCAAGAGCGTGGCGTTAATCTGATGCCGAATACGAATGTGCCAGTGCTTGAAGAGTGGGATCAGGAGGCATATCTGCCACCTGAGGTGAATGACGTACTGGAGCGTTATAAAGATCGCAAAGGATTAGAGACGCAAATGCGTGAAACCGATCCAGCGCTTAAACATATTTCTGATAACAAAAAGCAAGATGCTACCGATGAGTGA